The Euphorbia lathyris chromosome 2, ddEupLath1.1, whole genome shotgun sequence genome includes a window with the following:
- the LOC136220102 gene encoding uncharacterized protein codes for MARKGNQQRNGVDRHASNHKKKVSDSGYPDPDMKGRGNASEVKVFPREEIPNGDQPSSPFTDDNKAKQNSAKFQKKEKQGMNEQQDLRGSVSFGNNSGDCCSTFVETPGVRQENGTSPGWYSDPNHAKDGLRYIGLHIKSMIQNVDISGNVTVRNVRASTMSILKSAGEWLEKHRPLFVRVKTNLYSSRDYLRMKVEQAYPVVSKCLVQFGSLMLLLLMFWLDFTLRGIDSFLRLGTTSFFSVIWCSILSLLAMVGMFKFLIVLAVAGFTGVFIGITLGLLVSAISGTVFLWLYGSFWTTLFVIIIGGASFMLSHERVALLTTTVYSVYCAWSYVGWLGLLLALNLSFISSDVLIYFLKNNINQQRRSNGPSEQSAGVDGQPGFFNGEPFHPPSAETGPETSDRSSGVPSTSGVDSELTSEEEVIRLLNCTDHYSALGFARYGNVDVSLLKKEYRKKAMLVHPDKNMGNEKAAEAFKKLQNAYEVLLDSLKRKSYDDELRREELLNYFRRFQGTSQKNGEHGFFASGFARSEAESEDPFGESRRIACKRCNNFHVWVYTKKSKSRARWCQDCKDFHLAKDGDGWVEQSSQPFFFGWLQKVDSPSAYVCADGKIYNATEWYICQGMRCPANTHKPSFHVNTSLTTKHNMGSKGSSSGQRSGRMPTSNMDETMTEEEFFEWLQTAVQAGVFDNVGGSTSAESPFSRAGNVPKNAGGSSSSSGGGSSSGSKRKKKGKKQW; via the exons ATGGCTCGTAAGGGTAACCAACAGAGGAATGGGGTGGATCGTCACGCATCAAACCACAAGAAAAAGGTGTCGGATTCAGGTTATCCAGATCCTGATATGAAAGGGCGAGGAAACGCAAGTGAGGTCAAGGTCTTTCCTCGTGAGGAGATTCCAAATGGTGATCAGCCAAGTAGTCCTTTTACAGATGATAATAAAGCTAAACAAAATTCTGCAAAGTttcagaaaaaagaaaagcaagGGATGAATGAACAGCAGGATCTAAGGGGGTCGGTGTCTTTCGGTAACAATTCAGGCGATTGTTGTAGTACATTTGTGGAAACTCCGGGTGTAAGACAAGAAAATGGTACATCACCTGGCTGGTACAGCGATCCAAATCATGCAAAAGATGGCCTGAGATACATCGGATTGCACATAAAAAGTATGATTCAAAATGTGGATATTTCAGGCAACGTGACAGTGAGAAACGTGAGGGCATCGACTATGTCCATATTGAAATCAGCAGGTGAGTGGCTGGAGAAGCACAGGCCGCTATTTGTGAGAGTAAAAACCAATCTGTATAGTTCTCGTGATTATCTAAGAATGAAGGTCGAGCAAGCATATCCTGTTGTTTCGAAGTGCCTTGTTCAATTTGGGAGCTTAATGCTTCTATTGTTAATGTTTTGGCTGGATTTCACTCTTAGAGGCATCGATTCCTTTTTACGACTGGGGACAACGTCATTCTTTTCAGTCATATGGTGTAGCATATTGTCCCTACTTGCTATGGTTGGGATGTTCAAGTTCCTTATTGTCCTG GCCGTAGCTGGATTCACGGGAGTTTTCATTGGTATAACCCTTGGACTTCTTGTATCCGCCATTTCTGGGACAGTTTTCTTATGGCTTTATGGAAGCTTTTGGACAACATTATTTGTTATTATAATTGGAG GGGCTTCATTCATGTTGAGCCATGAACGTGTTGCACTCTTGACCACCACTGTTTATTCTGTATATTGTGCATGGTCATATGTTGGATGGCTTGGCTTACTTTTAGCATTGAATCTATCGTTTATCTCAAGTGACGTTCTGATATACTTCCTAAAGAATAACATTAACCAGCAAAGAAGATCAAATGGACCCTCTGAACAAAGTGCAGGAGTAGACGGTCAACCCGGCTTCTTCAATGGAGAGCCATTTCATCCTCCGTCAGCTGAAACTGGGCCAGAGACATCAGATCGAAGCTCTGGAGTTCCTTCAACCAGCGGAGTTGATTCTGAGTTGACTTCTGAAGAAGAAGTTATTCGATTGTTGAACTGTACAGATCACTATTCTGCGCTGGGTTTCGCCCGGTATGGGAATGTAGATGTTTCGTTACTGAAGAAGGAATATAGGAAAAAG GCGATGCTGGTTCATCCCGACAAGAACATGGGCAATGAAAAAGCTGCAGAAGCTTTCAAGAAACTTCAAAATGCATATGAG GTTTTACTTGATTCTTTGAAGCGAAAATCTTATGATGACGAATTGAGAAGAGAGGAGTTGTTGAACTATTTCCGTAGATTTCAAGGCACTTCACAGAAG AATGGAGAGCATGGCTTCTTTGCTTCTGGGTTTGCTCGTTCAGAGGCCGAAAGTGAAGACCCTTTTGGAGAATCAAGGCGAATAGCTTGCAAAAGATGCAATAATTTTCATGTCTGGGTGTATACAAAGAAGTCGAAATCTCGAGCAAGATGGTGCCAG GACTGCAAAGACTTTCATCTGGCAAAAGACGGAGATGGATGGGTTGAGCAATCTTCGCAGCCGTTCTTTTTTGGATGGCTGCAGAAG GTTGATTCTCCCTCTGCGTATGTTTGTGCAGATGGCAAGATATACAATGCTACTGAATGGTATATTTGTCAG GGAATGAGATGTCCTGCCAACACTCACAAGCCGAGTTTTCATGTGAATACTAGTTTAACTACCAAGCATAATATGGGGAGCAAGGGATCGAGTTCCGGACAAAGAAGCGGCCGGATGCCAACATCTAACATGGACGAAACCATGACAGAAGAAGAATTCTTTGAGTGGCTACAGACTGCAGTGCAAGCTGGTGTATTTGACAATGTCGGTGGCAGCACCTCTGCCGAGAGCCCATTTTCCAGGGCCGGCAACGTCCCCAAGAATGCTGgcggcagcagcagcagcagcggTGGCGGCAGTAGCAGTGGTAGCAAGAGGAAGAAAAAGGGCAAGAAGCAATGGTGA
- the LOC136217066 gene encoding protein AGENET DOMAIN (AGD)-CONTAINING P1-like translates to MSPLPVPYFDKGDKVEVMKQVNGPNTLTYFEATVLGSPSRRKAQIWIEYNCLMENDYGAGIRIKEMVNFACLRPKPPKMLHERFNKGDSVDVFCDKGWQKGTVKESLENSKFVVGFDGTSEGIVVEQSKLRLHQEWDDGLWTPPFIENNKTSSDSDMKPKKVRIKIKSCRREPETESIFKTRARVEVRSDEEGYIGAWFDATIVEIVGNDKYLVKYLNLLTDDETAFVKEMVSDKDIRPCPPLISADKFEQFDNVDVWFNDGWWAGVVSEVVNKSEYMVYFSTSNETMKFAGSLLRHHQEWIDGKWIKKEKSMKMEDSKRNPREKFSKGTKVEVRSDEVGFQGAWFAATIVDEMENDKFVIQYHGLLTEDGTDLLKEEANGSDIRPIPPSILCLRPFALLEMVDAWYNEGWWVGRITRLHKNSKYTVHFMTNEEMAFEHSQLRPHQDYIDGNWATAPKDWL, encoded by the exons ATGTCTCCTCTTCCGGTTCCCTATTTCGACAAAGGAGACAAAGTTGAGGTTATGAAACAAGTGAATGGTCCCAATACTCTCACCTACTTCGAAGCCACAGTACTCGGCTCGCCTTCCCGACGGAAGGCCCAAATTTGGATTGAGTATAATTGCTTGATGGAGAACGATTATGGCGCCGGAATTCGCATTAAGGAAATGGTTAATTTTGCCTGTTTAAGGCCCAAGCCTCCTAAAATGCTCCATGAGCGATTCAATAAGGGAGATAGTGTGGATGTTTTTTGTGATAAAGGGTGGCAGAAAGGGACTGTTAAGGAATCGCTTGAGAATTCTAAGTTTGTTGTTGGGTTTGATGGGACGAGTGAGGGAATTGTGGTTGAACAGAGTAAGTTAAGGCTTCATCAGGAGTGGGATGATGGTTTATGGACGCCGCCGTTTATTGAAAATAAT AAAACTTCATCTGACTCGGACATGAAACCAAAAAAGGTGAGGATCAAGATAAAAAGCTGCAGAAGGGAGCCAGAAACAGAGTCAATATTCAAAACAAGGGCAAGAGTAGAAGTCAGAAGTGATGAAGAAGGGTATATTGGTGCCTGGTTTGATGCTACAATTGTTGAAATAGTAGGAAATGACAAGTATCTCGTTAAATACCTCAACTTACTTACAGATGATGAAACTGCATTCGTCAAAGAAATGGTTAGTGACAAGGATATTAGACCCTGTCCGCCTCTAATTTCAGCTGATAAATTTGAACAATTTGACAACGTCGATGTTTGGTTCAACGATGGTTGGTGGGCGGGTGTGGTTTCAGAAGTAGTGAATAAATCTGAGTACATGGTTTATTTCAGCACCTCCAATGAAACGATGAAGTTTGCAGGTTCCTTGTTAAGGCATCACCAAGAATGGATTGATGGAAAATGGATAAAGAAG GAAAAGTCAATGAAGATGGAGGACAGCAAGCGCAATCCAAGGGAAAAGTTCAGCAAAGGAACAAAAGTGGAAGTAAGAAGTGATGAAGTTGGCTTTCAGGGTGCTTGGTTTGCTGCTACCATTGTTGATGAAATGGAGAATGACAAATTCGTGATACAGTATCACGGTCTTTTAACAGAAGACGGAACTGATTTGCTTAAAGAAGAGGCGAACGGTTCAGATATAAGACCTATTCCTCCATCCATTCTATGTCTACGTCCTTTCGCACTGTTAGAGATGGTTGATGCTTGGTATAATGAAGGATGGTGGGTCGGGCGTATCACCCGACTTCATAAGAATTCAAAGTACACAGTACATTTCATGACGAATGAGGAAATGGCGTTTGAACACAGTCAATTGAGGCCTCACCAGGATTATATTGATGGAAACTGGGCCACTGCTCCAAAG GATTGGCTGTAA
- the LOC136220103 gene encoding F-box protein At5g49610: MNSRDAISPNLPDEVILQILSRLPVKSLFRAKSVCKNWYKLSLDNYFIRLYNELAVKNPTVLVEISDSSEFKSSLVCIDNLRGVSEFSLDFLQDRVKIRACCNGLLCCSSIPDKGVYYVCNPMTREFRLLPRSRERPVTRFYPDGEATLVGLACNLSMQKFNVVLAGHHRTFGHRPDGTFICLVFDSVSNKWSKFVSFQHELFTHMNRNQVVFVNGALHWLTGSCSCILSLDLECNVWRRLSLPEEVKNGAGNRVYLLESDGCLSIVQISDAWMKIWVMKDYSAEYWRVEDRVSLRCIRDLVPGIFPISQTGERVFLATHKQVLMYHKRSRVWKEMYSVKNGSTLPLWFSAHAYRSTIFTCN, encoded by the coding sequence ATGAATTCAAGAGATGCGATTTCACCTAATTTACCTGATGAAGTTATTCTTCAAATTCTTTCAAGATTGCCTGTTAAATCGCTGTTTAGAGCCAAATCTGTGTGCAAAAATTGGTACAAATTATCATTAGATAACTATTTTATCCGACTCTACAATGAATTAGCTGTTAAGAACCCTACGGTATTGGTAGAGATTTCAGATTCATCGGAGTTTAAATCTAGCTTAGTCTGTATTGATAATTTAAGAGGCGTTTCTGAATTCTCCTTAGATTTTTTGCAAGACAGAGTCAAAATTAGGGCTTGCTGTAATGGTCTATTGTGTTGCTCTAGCATTCCTGATAAGGGTGTTTATTATGTTTGCAATCCAATGACTAGAGAATTCCGGTTACTTCCCCGGAGTAGGGAAAGACCGGTGACTCGGTTTTATCCCGATGGTGAAGCCACTTTAGTTGGTTTGGCTTGTAATTTGTCGATGCAGAAGTTCAATGTTGTTTTAGCTGGTCATCATAGAACATTTGGTCATAGACCAGATGGGACATTTATATGCTTGGTGTTTGATTCGGTTTCGAATAAATGGAGCAAGTTTGTTTCGTTTCAACACGAGCTTTTTACTCATATGAATAGGAACCAGGTTGTTTTTGTCAATGGTGCACTTCATTGGTTAACCGGTAGTTGTTCGTGTATACTTTCGCTTGATTTGGAGTGTAATGTTTGGAGGAGATTGTCATTGCCGGAGGAAGTGAAGAACGGGGCTGGGAATCGAGTGTATTTGTTGGAGTCGGATGGTTGTTTGTCAATTGTACAGATATCAGATGCTTGGATGAAAATTTGGGTGATGAAGGACTATTCAGCTGAATATTGGCGCGTAGAAGATAGGGTTAGCTTGAGATGCATTAGGGATTTGGTGCCGGGTATTTTCCCGATTAGTCAGACTGGTGAACGCGTGTTCTTGGCTACTCATAAACAGGTTTTGATGTATCATAAGAGGAGTAGGGTGTGGAAGGAGATGTATTCTGTCAAGAACGGTTCTACATTGCCGTTATGGTTCTCGGCTCATGCTTACCGAAGCACGATTTTCACTTGTAACTAA